The sequence below is a genomic window from Lolium perenne isolate Kyuss_39 chromosome 7, Kyuss_2.0, whole genome shotgun sequence.
TTCCAAAGTTCACCATGGATTATGTGAATGGATCATATCGGAAGTTCATAACAGATGCATCTACTAAAATAAGCTAAAACACTTATGGTTTAAATTCTGTTCAGATTCTGccattgcgcgatagcgcaacgggtcatctagtatgACAGAAAGAGTAGTAGGCCGTTGACAATTCTACTTTGTGATATTTTTGTGAGGCCAAACAGTGGTAGTGCTtcccactgcaatttttataCTATAAGGAGAAGTATTATGtacaaaaaatatttaaaaaGATCAAAAAACTTAAAATTACGTGTGCAGCCAGTTTCCAAATTCTTGGGCATATTTCTTCCTTATCATAAGGCCAACTAGGGTCAATTCATGCAATTAAATTGCTTTCCACCCTTCAAAAGTATGTGATATTGGTACTGTAGTCCGAATGAGGAGGCACGCGCTCTGGTTCCAGGTGTTCCAAGAAATTCCCTTGTGCCCATGCAATGTTCACACCCCGGCTACCAGGTCGTGCGCTGCATCCAGCAAAACCTACCATGGCCTTCCCCTCCCGTGGCATGCCATGGCTGGAGCAACCGTCATTCTGAACCTTCCTGTTTCTGTTCGATTGGTAGATCATTATGAACTAAATAGCGGATCTTCAAAAATGTACTGTACTGCATTAAGATTAAAAGTGGCATGGTTGAGGTTCTTCATGCGTAAGCTACGAGTGCCTGTGATCATTTGGACATGTGGTTGTATGCCTGTAAAAGATCTGGTTGGATTACAAAGAGCAGAAGTGAATAGATTGTACGGTTGAAAATACAGAGTCAAGGATTATACAATATGTTAGGGCTGAGTATTGAGTCATAATATAAAGGTCTCATCTCCTTCGCAATCTTTTCTCATCTTTGCTAATCAGTTGTTTCACAAAGCTGTAGCAGCGTGACTGCGATCCAATTGTTTCTTTTTTGAGGAATGCTAGCGGTTTTCTGCTGTCACAGAGGAAGTGTCGGGGTGCTTCTGGGCATGCTTGAGCTACTACTTTGACGGCCGTGACAAGAGTAGGTGCCGTGCCGCCAGACCTTGTTCATGGGTTTTATGTTAGAAGGCTCCCATAAGAAGTGGGCTTCTACAAAATCTTCCTTGTCAGCACTCAACAGCGAGAGGTAGAAACTTATTTTAGTTTTCAACTTTTCATCATAGTCCTGTATGACTATGGAATTATTTTGCATTTTTTGCTTCATAATTCCTGGCATAtaaatgatatgatgataaataaaTTAAATTTGTTTCATTTTTAGGATTGATTCTCTTAATTTGGATGAATAACTTAGTGAAACATAGTCCAAGGTAGTAAATAATGAACTGTAGTTGATACTATAGGCATGGAAGAACAAAACTGCAACGAACTGTAAAACAAATATTATTAATTTATCATCACATGACAATGCAAGATCATGTGTACATATTGCACGGTAGCATCACACATATGTGTTGTTCTTATATCAAAATGCATATGTAAGTCTCGCCAATATATGTCATCCACTACATggttaattgaattagttttgGTTGTCTGCCCAAAACTGTGCTTGGAGCCACTTCACTGTATTCTTTTCCACCTGGAAAGCTTTAGCTAGGACATCATCTGAGATAGGTGGCTTTGATCCGAACACTGCATTGGCAATGGTGATTGTGCCAGGATTCTGGCTGCTGAGTGTGGCAATCGCCACTGCCGGCTTGTTTGGGCAAGGATTGAATTGGAAGTGGATGAGCCCCACAGGGAACACAAATACATCACCTTTCTCGGGCTTCTTGGTGAAAAGCTTGTTTTCCGGGTTTGAAGTCACAAAACCGACGTAGAGCGCCCCCTCGAGAACGGTGAGAATCTCAGTGGCACGGGGGTGTGTGTGTGTGCCTGTGTGGTTGGTTCTCGCCTAGCGGCGCATAGTCGATCCGCACAGTAGAGATGCCGAGCGTGTTAAGGCCAGGGATCTTCATGGCGTTGATCAAGGTCACGTTGGACCCAACCTTGTTGGTGGTGTCCCTGGGCTTGTCGAGGTTGGCTGCCATGAAGTCGTCCGCGCTCACGACCTTCGGGTCCTTGCACACAAATCCATTGACAAGCACTGCATACAGAACCAATATACATAAGAGTGTCAAAAAAATAATTAGTTGCAGGCGAGGCCAAAAGAGAGTTTAAGAAGCAAAACACATGCAGGAGAAGCTCCATGTTCTATTAATATATCGGGAAGAATGTCTGTAAAGTGCAGCACAATGGTCGAGCTTGAGAAGAGCGTGTGTAAGTATATATTTACCTGGAGAGTACTTGTCAGCAACGCAGAAGTCCTGAAGAGGACTTGGGTCAGAAGCCACTGCCTGCCATGAGACCAGCGCAAGAAGAGCAGCAAGAAGGATGTAGGAGGTTGCCATTTGAATTTTTCGTGGTGTTCAGATGGAAAATTGATGTTTAGGGAGAGGAAGACGAGGGATGTCAACGAAGTCAAATGCATCAAGGACGGAGATGATCAGCTTCTTGTGAAGGATGAGGCGATCAAGCGTAGATGGCGGGAGTACTTTGACAACCTTTACAATGGAGAGGCTGAGAGCTCTACCATTGAGCTAGACGACTCCTTTGATGATACCAGCATGTGCTTTGTGCGACATATCCAGGAGTCTGAGGTTAAGGAGGCGTTAAGGAGGATGAAAGGCGGCAAGGCGATGGGTcctgatggtatccccatcgaggcgtggagaggccttggagacgtagcgatagtatggctaactaagtttttcaacctcatttttcggtcaaacaagatgcccgaagaatggaggcggagtattttagtaccaatcttcaagaacaagggggatgttcaaagttgtactaattaccatggaatcaagctgatgagccatactatgaagctatgggagagagtcattgagcaccgcttaagaaggttgacaagcgtgaccaaaaaccaatttggtttcatgcctgggaggtctaccatggaagccatcttcttggtacgatagctgatggagagatacagggagcaaaagaaggaccttcatatggtgttcattgatttggagaaggcctatgataagatacctcggaatgtcatgtggtgggccttggagaaacacaaagtccccaataaagtacattaccctcatcaaggatatgtatgataatgttgtgacaagtgttcgaacaagcgatggcgacactgatgactttccaattagaatagggctacaccaagggtcagctttgagcccttatctttttgatttggtgatggatgaggtcacaagggatatacaaggagacatcccatggtgtatgctctttgcggatgatgtggtgctagtcgatgatagccgaacgagggttaatagaaagttagagttgtggaggcgaactctcgaatcgaaaggttttaggcttagtagaactaaaactgaatacatgaggtgcagtttcagttctactaggcacgaggagggagaggttagccttgatgggcaggtggtaccggagagatacacttttcgatatttggggtccatgttgcagaaggatggcgatatcgatgaagatgtgggccaccgaatcaaggctggttggatgaagtggcgccaagcttctggcgtactttgtgacaagagagtgccacaaaagctaaaaggcaggttttataggacagctatccgacctgcgatgttgtatggcgctgagtgttgggcaacgaagagacgacatatccaacagttaagtgtagcagagatgcgcatgttgagatggatatgtggccacacaagaaaggatcgggtacggaacgacgacatacgggagagagttggggtagcaccgattgaagagaagctggtccaacatcgtctcagatggtttggacatatccaacggaggcctccggaagcgccagtgcatagcggacggataaagcgtgatgagaatgttaagaggggtcgtggtagaccaaacttgacatgggaggagtccgttaagagagatctgaaggtttggaatattgacaaagatttaactatggataggggtgcgtggaagttagctatccacgttccggaaccatgacttggcttcgagattttatgggtttcaactctagcctaccccaacttgtttgttgttgttgttgttgttgttgttgttgttgttgttgttgtttgatGTGGAGGAGTGGGAGGCATGTCTATATATGTTGTGAACAAGTCAAGAAAGCGCTACGGCTGGGTAAAGTAACTTAACAGGCTTGATTACAATTTCAACTCATAACAGCCTTTTGCTGGTTCATAGGTGTGAACTCGTGCGCCGCGTCTGCGCACCATAGTATCATTGAAGTAACATTCTATCTGACGAATAGATCGTATAAATTAAAGGATACAAAATGCTAGCTTGGTAACCTGAGTTGACAAATGAAATAACTTTCTTACTCTTACGAGAGGTAATTTGATAAGACACAGCTTTAGGTCTCAGATGATCATAACTTTGGATGAAAATTTGCAGGTTCACTGTAGCACACTACATATCCACAAAAAGTCTTTTTGCATTATTTTGCTGATGGTTTATGTAAACTATCGGTTGCTCTTGTAGACCTTGTCATCTCCGTACATGTTTTATCGCTTAACACGACTGCCATTTTCGCTTACCTTGAGGCTGCTGTAGTAGGAGGGGCAGGTATGGATTACGTTTCTGAATAAGTCAAGGAGGCCAATGGCCAGGTAAAGTACGCAACTGAACTGAACTGGTCTTGATTAAATGGTCATCTCACAAGCACGTCCATGTTTGAATTGTGATAGCCTTTTGCTGGTTCTCTTTGGTGCAAACGCGTGCTTTCATTCATGGCTTTTTTGAAGTGACCATTAATTTATCTGATGCAGAGATGATCTCAATTTAAGCCTGCAAAATGCTTGCTTGGTAGCCTAAGTTGATACAAAAATATACATATATTTTTTTAACTTAAGAGATGTAATTAGAAGGCCAGACGACATTCCCTCTCAGACACTTTTTTTAAACAGTAGGCCTAAGCCCCACGTCAAATTAATAACGTTGACATTGTTAATACAAACGTGCTTACACAGAATTTAGAGGCAACCGGAAACACAAGCACACGGAAGATAAACACAAGAGCACAACTTGAGGCACCAATGCCACAGCCCGACACTACAGACTAAAACTATGGGGCACACATCAAAGGAGGAAGCAGCTAGCAATGCGCCATCGTCCGCTTCAGCTGACACATCAGAGCCCGTACTCCGCCGTCTTCACCTCCGAAAGGGACCCCATGTCCCTCGCTCGAAGAGCGCCGACCCGTCCGGAGGCGAAGGAGTTCACCCTATAACACCAGGGTCGTAGTCTTCTATTAGCAATTGATCTAGCCGATGCATCGAGAAAACCTTGACCAAGTAAAAGATTTAAACCTATCATACCTCATAAGATGAATGACAAGGTTAGGTGCAAATTGAGAGATAGTAAGCCCAGCTGGTGAATTCTAATGCCACTGCAGTACTCATGCACGTGCATTCATCTTTTCCTTTCATGTATGAATCTTCTTTCCCGTGATGATGGGTGGCGACTTATCGTGGAACCACCGTCCATGCATTGGGGTGGCTTGGTAGAGCTGGAAAATATGAAATAATGACAGTTGCTACTCGGTCGTCAGATTACTTGGTAGCCTTAGCTACCTGGCAAGTACCGTAACTGCTAACTTACCTCTTTAATTAAAGAAACAACGTGtgctttagacatattcaaacggaaCTTGTAAAGTTGATACAAAGTAATTTAACCAGCACGTTCTAGCAGCCAGAGACCATTTCCATCCGCTGGTCTCTTCTACTGGACTCCTTCCTTCTGCTGCTCATATGGTCCACTGCTTTCTGCTCCTATATAAGCATCCACCCCCTCCATCTTGAAAGCATCAACCACCCACAAACAATCAAGCAGCAACACAAGAGAAACGGAACACAAATCCTAAAGCCAAATGGCCTCCTCTTCTTTCTTCCTTGTCCTCGTTGCTTTTCTTGCGTTGGTCTCATGGCAGGCCATAGCCTCCAATCCTAGCCCTCTCCAAGACTTCTGTGTCGTCGATAAGAACTCTCCAGGTATTGTTTATTTCATGTCTTCGGCTCTCTGGAGATTATATGTATGTTGAAATAACACTGTAAAATCCATACTTATAATTTGCATCTCCTATGCATGCAATGCTTGTCAATGGGTTTGCTTGCAAGAATCCAATGGATGTCAATGAAGATGACTTCTTCAAGGCAGCTAACCTTGACAAGCCTAGGGTGACCAACAAGGTTGGATCCAACGTCACCTTGATCAATGTCATGCAGATCGGTGGCCTCAACACTCTAGGCATCTCACTAGCACGCATCGACTATGCACCCTTAGGTCAGAACCCACCACACACGCACCCTCGTGCCACCGAGATCCTGACGGTGCTCGAGGGGACATTGTATGTTGGCTTTGTCACGTCCAACCCGGAAAACAAGTTCTTCTCCAAGATGCTTAACAAAGGCGATGTGGTTGTGTTCCCTGTGGGGCTCATCCACTTCCAATTCAACCCCAACCCCTACAAACCAGCGGTTGCAATTGCTGCTCT
It includes:
- the LOC127314666 gene encoding germin-like protein 8-11, with protein sequence MASSSFFLVLVAFLALVSWQAIASNPSPLQDFCVVDKNSPVLVNGFACKNPMDVNEDDFFKAANLDKPRVTNKVGSNVTLINVMQIGGLNTLGISLARIDYAPLGQNPPHTHPRATEILTVLEGTLYVGFVTSNPENKFFSKMLNKGDVVVFPVGLIHFQFNPNPYKPAVAIAALSSQNPGAITIANAVFGSKPPISDDVLAKAFQVEKKTIDWLQAQFWENNHN